The nucleotide sequence TTTTGCTATATGTATGGCAAAAACACAAAAATCTTTTTCGGATGATGAGAAGCTTATTGGAAGACCAACTGGGTTTAAAGTCACTGTTCGTGAAATAGAAATTGCTGCTGGTGCCCAATTTATTATTCCAATACTTGGAAAAATGATGCGAATGCCTGGACTACCTGCTGTTCCAGCATCGGAAGGCATGTCTATTGATAAAGACGGTGTGATTTCAGGGTTATCATAAAAAATAATTAAGCATAAAAAAAACCAGCCAATAGGCTGGTTTTTTTTATTTATAAAGTTCTAAATCTCTTTTAGTTTTTAATTTCTGGCTGCGCCATTTCTTCATAGCCTTCAAGTATCGTCATACTAAACTTATCATCAGATACAGTTTCTTCATTAATTTCAGTCACTTCACTTGTTATTGTTAATTTCATTCCCATTTGTGACACATTGATGGTCGAATATAATGGAAAACCTCCAACATCAACACCTAATGCAGTTGTTTGTTGTGAGTAAGCATCGATTGCTTCAGTAGTATACAATTCCATTTCCATAGTTTGTCCTTGCACCTCAGCCGTTAAAAAATATTGCTGACATTCATAACCCAAGATAGTTTTGGTCTTATCTCCCTTTTTTACCGTCACCTTACTAGAATCTACTTGAGAATCATCCATAGAGCCTTTCACATATTTTTTTCCAAGCATTGGATTATTCATATAGGTTATCATTTCATTAGTTGCTCCATCTGCAATTACAATCATATCCCCTGTCATCGGACTAGAAGCTTCTGTTCTCGATTTTTTACCTTTAAAATAGGTTGTAGAAGTAGTGTTTCCCATTGATGCAATTTGAGCATTTGCTTGCTCATTATCACTTGACATTTTTTGGGTAACTATTAACTTCCCTTCATTTATTTTACTTTGAGAATACCCAACAACACTTAATGTTAAGGCAACTACTAATACTAATACTTTTTTCATATTTTCAGTTTATAAATCTATAGTTCTAACAAACTGTTAGTCTTTTTAACGCCTTCGGCACTTTCTTCCATATGTGCTTTTTCAGCATCACTCAATTTTATTTCAACGATTTTTTCAATTCCATTTTTTCCTAAAATTACTGGAACACCAATACATAAATCATTCAAACCATATTCCCCTTCTAATAACGTTGAGCATGGAAACATTTTTTGTTGGTCGCAAGCAATTGCTTGAACTAATCCTGAAACTGCAGCTCCAGGTGCATACCAAGCAGAAGTACCTAACAGTTTTGTTAATGTCGCCCCTCCAACTTTCGTGTCTTCTTTTACTTGGTCTAAACGTTCGGCAGATAAAAACTCAGTAACTTTTACACTATTTCTGGTTGCATGATCAGTTAAAGGAACCATACCTTTATCACTATGTCCACCGATTACCATTCCATCTACATCGCTAATAGGAGCCCCTAAGGCTTCTGCTAATCTATATTTAAAACGAGCTGAGTCTAATGCACCTCCCATTCCAATAATTCTGTTTTTTGGTAATCCTGTTGCTTTATGAGCTAAATATGTCATGGTATCCATAGGATTACTAACAACAATAAGAATTGTGTTTGGAGAATGCTCAATCAAGCTAGAAGCTACTGTTTTAACTATACCAGCATTAATGCCAATTAATTCTTCTCTTGTCATTCCTGGTTTACGAGGAATACCAGAAGTAATTACACAAATATCACTATTTGCGGTTTTTGAGTAATCTCCAGTCGTTCCTGTTATTTTTGTGTCAAAACTATTTAATGAAGCACACTGCATTAAATCCATAGCTTTTCCTTCAGCAAATCCTTCTTTAATATCTAATAAAACGACTTCTGAAGCAAAATTTTTAAAGGCGATATATTCTGCACAACTTGCTCCTACAGCTCCTGCTCCTACTACTGTTACTTTCATTTGTTTTTTCTTAATTTAAGGTTTGTATTGTGTTGTTTTTTAAGACTGCAAAATTACAAATAATTCTACTCTAAATGAAGAAAGCGCAAGATAATATCTTACGCTTTCTAATTGTTTATTGTTATGGTTAATTATCTAAAACTAAAAGCTATACCAGCAGATGCTGTATTATATTCCTGTAATGTATAATCTGCGAATATTTTAAAGAATGCTAAATTTAATCTTGCTCCTAAAGAAGCTCTCATCCCTTTTCCTTCAAAGTTTAAATTAATTGGATCGGTAACGGAGTCACTATAACTACCTATTACAGTTCCACTACCATCTTCAACTTCATACTCTAAATCGTAGGTTCCTTTTAATTTTATAGACGATTTCCCTCCATTATACCCAACACTTCCATAAAGTGTTACAATTTTAAAATCTAACGAGCCTATAGCTTGTAAGGTCCATGTTTTCATTTCGAAAACTGCTTCGCCATTTGTTACTGTAATCTCATCCGAAGGATTATCATCTTCAATACTATATGATACATCCATATTAGTGAAAGCACCCAACACAGATATACTTAATGGGAGTTTATCTATTGGTCCTAAATATTGAGTTAAATCATGTTGCAAGCCTAGTCCAATTAGATTAGCTTCAACAGAATCATCAAAGTTTAGCTTTGGCACATATCTCAGTTTTATATCAGTTTTAAAAGGTAATCCAACACCAAGTTGCACCATTGGAGCAGGCACTCCATTTACTGGCAAATCTTTAGTTATACCACCAGGCATTTCAAAACTAGCTACATTATAAGTTCCATCACCATTATCAATCTCAACATCTACCGTTGTCTCCAAATCATTTTCACTCATAACAGTTGGTAAGGAAGTTTCGCCATTAGGTAATGTTAAATATGAATAATCACTAGGTACAAATGAAAATAATTTATCGGCATCTGGAACAAATGAAGCATTAGCGCTTATAGTTAGGTCAAATCCAAGAGTTTTATGCACTTTTCCAGTTGTAGCCCAACCTCCATTAATACTATACATTAATCCTTTCATAACTGGATTAATATAGTTTTCAGTTAATTTACTTGCATCTTCAGATGCTAATAACAAACTCTCTAATTCTTGAGAATGTGACGTATGCATCGCTATTAAAAGCGAAAACAAGAGGGATAATTTTTTCATGTTAAATAAATTTAGGTTTATCAAACATATGAAAAATATTTCAAAAAATAACGTTTTATCGAAAAAAAATAACATTTTATCGATGTTTTTATAATTCCTATAACAAAAAAATAGCCACACTATTTAGTAAATAATATGGCTGTTTTACAAAATTTTAATTACTATTTACGCATCTATATTTGCATAAATAGCATTTTTCTCGATAAATTCTCTACGTGGTGGCACATCGTCTCCCATTAACATTGAGAAAATGCGATCGGCTTCTATACCATTATCTATTTGTACTAAACGCATGGTTCTAAATTCTGGGTTCATAGTAGTATCCCAAAGTTGGATAGCATTCATTTCTCCAAGACCTTTATATCGTTGAATTTTAGAACCATCTCCAAATTCCGCAACAATCTCATCACGTTCTTTATCACTCCAAGCATATTTGCTTTTTGCACCTCTTTTAACTAAGTAAAGCGGTGGAGTTGCGATATAGATATGACCATTCTCAATCAATTCTTTCATATATCTAAAGAAGAAAGTCAAAATCAATGTAGCAATATGACTACCATCAATATCGGCATCACACATAATTACTACTTTATGATAACGTAATTTTGAAAGATTTAAAGCTTTACTGTCTTCTTCCGTTCCAATAGTTACACCAAGAGCGGTAAAAATATTTTTGATTTCTTCATTTTCAAACACTTTATGAGACATTGCCTTTTCTACATTCAATATTTTACCTCTCAATGGTAAAATAGCTTGAAAATTTCTATCTCGTCCAGCTTTTGCTGTTCCACCTGCCGAATCTCCCTCTACCAAAAATACTTCACATTTTGCTGGGTCTTGCTCTGAACAATCACTTAATTTTCCAGGCAAACCACCAATACTCATCACGGTTTTACGTTGTACCATTTCACGCGCTTTCTGAGCAGCATGACGTGCTTGAGCAGCTAGTATAACTTTTTGAACTATAATCTTAGCATCATCTGGATGTTCTTCTAAGTAATCGGTTAACATTTCAGAAACTGCTTGACTAACCGATGCAGAAACTTCTCTGTTTCCTAACTTGGTTTTTGTTTGACCTTCAAATTGAGGTTCCTGAACTTTTACAGATATAATTGCAGTTAAACCTTCACGAAAATCGTCACCAGCTATATCAAACTTTAATTTATCTAGCATACCAGATTCGTCGGCATACTTTTTAAGTGTATGTGTTAAGCCACGACGGAAACCAGAAAGATGTGTACCTCCTTCATGTGTGTTAATGTTGTTTACATACGAATGTAAATTCTCAGCGTATGATGTATTATAAATCATCGCAACTTCCACAGGAACACCATTTTTCTCACCTTCAAAAGCGATAACGTCTTTCATTAAAGGTTCTCTGTTTCCGTCTAGGAATTTGATAAATTCTTTAAGACCTTCTTCAGAATGGAATGTTTCACCTTCAAATTCACCATCATCTTTCTTATGTCTTTTATCAACTAAATGGATTGTAATTCCTTTATTTAAATATGCTAATTCACGTAAACGACTAGCAAGGGTATCATAACTATACTCTAAAGTTTGCGTAAAGATTGTAGAGTCAGGTCTAAAGGTTACTGTTGTTCCTCTTTTATCTGTCTCTCCAACTTGCTTAACAGGATACATGGCTTTTCCACGTTCATATTCTTGTTCGTAAACTTTACCTTCTCTAAAAACAGTTGCCTTTAAGTGTTCAGACAAAGCGTTTACACAACTTACACCAACACCATGCAATCCACCAGAAACCTTATAAGAATCTTTATCAAACTTTCCTCCTGCTCCAATTTTTGTCATTACAACCTCAAGTGCAGAAACACCTTCTTTTTTATGAAGATCTACAGGAATACCACGACCATCATCTTCGGTTGTGATAGAATTGTCTTCATTGATAATCACAGTAATATTATTACAGTGACCAGCTAAAGCTTCATCAATGGAGTTATCTACAACTTCATAAACTAAATGATGTAAACCTCTTGTACCAACATCTCCAATATACATAGATGGACGCATACGTACATGCTCCATTCCTTCTAATGCTTGAATACTATCAGCAGAATAATTATGCTTATTAAACTCTTCCTTTTCTTGACTCATATTACTATATATCTATAAGTTAAATTTTCATTTTATACCATAAAAAAAATGACACAAATTGTATCATTCCTAATACATACAAATATACAATTATTAAACCTCTTTTTTAAGGTTTTTATTGCATTTACCACATAATTATCAACATTTGTTAATTACGTAAAAGTGCCTTAAAATGCTTAAAAAGCACCTTAAAACGAATTTTAACGATTTTTCACATGAATTCAATTTTAAAAAATCAAAAACATTGCTCTAAGACGATTTTTTTGATTTATGTATTTGAATTTTACAAGAAATTTTAGCAGATTTTTAGCAATCAAAAAGTATAATTCCTGAGCCATTTTCATTAGGATATACAATTCTACCATAATCCAAATTCACACCTTTTGCTGTATCGTTTTTTAGCAACATAGCACCATCGGCATCTATATAATCTAAAAGCGGACCAATTTGCGCCAAATTTGAAATACCAACTGTAGATTCTGCCATACAACCAGCCATGACATTTAAATTAAGTTCTCGTGCCTTCTCTATCATTTTTAGAGCTGGTGTAAGTCCACCACATTTCATAAGTTTTATATTGATGCCATGAAATCCTTCGGCACATTTTTGCACATCTTCAAAACGTTGGCAACTTTCATCAGCAATTAATGGCAAAACACATTCTTTTTTTAAACGCTTCATACCTTCCCAATCATCAGCTTTTAGAGGCTGTTCAATAAATTCTACGCCAAGTTTTTTTAGCTGAATCGCATTTTGCAATGTTTCCTCGACAGTCCAAGCACAATTGGCATCAATTCTAAAGATAGCATCTGTGATTTTTCTAAGTTCAGAAATAATTATAACGTCCTGCTCAGTTCCTAGCTTAATTTTATAAATAGGCCAAGGTGTGTCCAATATTTTCTGCTTCATTATATCAATGGTATCAATACCAATCGTGTAATCACTTAATGGTGAATCTTCATTCCCCATGCAAAAATAGCTTCTTGTAGTTCTATCTTGAGATTTGGCATAATAATCCCAGTAGGCACAATTAATAGCACATAATGTAAAATAATCGTCTTTTAAATTTGGTTCTAGTAATTGCCATAAATCGTCTGGATGTTTTCCAAAAGCATTTTCAATAATGCTTTGTGATTTTAAAATAGATTCCTCAATTTTCTTATGTGTAATATTATAATATGGATATGGAATTGCTTCACCATAACCAGTATTTACGCCATTAGAAATTGAAACAACAACAGTATCTTGAGAAATCCTAGTGGATCTGGAAATCGTAAACGGATGCTTTAGGATAAGTTGAAATGATTTAGCTGCTAGTTTTAGTTTCATTGTCTCAAATATAGTTTTATAAAATAAAAAAGGTTGGCAAATTGCCAACCTTATCTAATAACTAATTAACCAACCAAATTAGTTACCTAATATGCATCATCATGTACTTTTGCCACTGCTCTTCCGGATGGATCGTTCATGTTTTTAAATGCCTCATCCCACTCTAGTGCAATTTTCGTACTACACGCCACACTTGGTTCTTGTGGCACACTTAAAGCTGCTGTATCGCTTGGAAAATGTGACTCGAAAATTGTACGATAATAATACTCTTCTTTGTTTTGTGGTGTTTGAATTGGAAATCTAAAATGAGCGTTTTCCAATTGATCATCTGTTACTTCTTCATTAACAACTTCCTTTAAAGTATCAATCCAGCTATAACCAACACCATCGCTAAATTGTTCTTTTTGTCTCCATACAACACTTTCAGGTAACATATCTTCAAAGGCTTTTCTAACCACCCATTTTTCCATACGTTCACCATTTATCATTTTATCTTGAGGGTTGATACGCATAGCCACATCCATAAATTCTTTATCTAAAAATGGGACACGCCCTTCAATTCCCCAAGCTGCCAAACTTTTGTTTGCACGTAAGCAATCATACATATGTAATTTACTTAATTTACGAACCGTTTCTTCGTGAAATTCTTTAGCATTTGGCGCTTTATGAAAGTATAAATAGCCTCCAAATAGTTCGTCCGCTCCTTCACCAGACAACACCATTTTTATTCCCATTGACTTAATAACTCTAGCCATTAAATACATTGGTGTACTCGCTCTAATAGTTGTTATATCATAGGTTTCTAATTGATAAATCACATCCTTAATGGCATCTAAACCTTCCTGAATTGTAAACTTAATTTCGTGATGAACAGTTCCAATATGGTCTGCTACTTTTTTAGCAGCTTTTAAATCTGGTGAACCCTCTAGTCCAACAGAAAAACTGTGTAGTTGTGGCCACCAAGCTTGTTCTTTATCGTCAGCTTCAATACGTCGCTCAGCATATTTTTTTGCAATAGCAGATGTTACTGAAGAATCTAATCCACCAGATAACAGCACACCATAAGGCACATCGCTCATTAATTGTCTGTGCACTGCATCTTCCAAAGCTTGTCTTACTGCTGCTATTTCAGTTTTATTCTCTTTAACAGCATCAAAATCTTCCCAATCTCGCTTGTACCATTGTACAAATTCACCATCCTTACTGCTCATATAATGACCTGGAGGAAACAATTCAATTTTTGTACACACGCCTTCTAATGCTTTTAATTCTGACGCTACATAAAACGTTCCTTGTTTATCCCAACCAATATATAATGGAATAATTCCCATGTGGTCACGTGCGATGAAATACTCATCCTTCTCTACATCATAAATAGCAAAGCCAAATATGCCATTCATCTCATCGATGAAGTCGGATCCTTTTTCTTTATATAATGCTAGAATTACCTCACAGTCACTTTCTGTTTGAAACTTATAATCAGGAAATTGCTTACGTAATTGACGATGGTTATATATTTCGCCATTTGCTGCTAAAATAAGTTTCTTGTCTTCACTAAAAAGTGGTTGTTTTCCAGAAGCTGGATCTACAATAGCTAATCGTTCATGAGCTAATATAGCTTTCTCATCACTATACACACCACTCCAATCTGGTCCACGATGACGAATAGTTTTTGCCATTTCCAGAATTTGAGGTCTTAATATTTCTGATTTTTCTTTCAAATCGAAAGCACATACAATACCACACATAATCTTTTTATTTAAATATTATAGTACAAATGTGTAAATTACATATCATATTATAAACACTTAAAGTATTATTAATTACATATTGAAATCGATTAAAAATATATTAATGATTTATTGTAACTAAAATTAACAAAAATTACAAGATACACTTGTAAATTGTAAAGTTTAACAAAATCTTGCAAGTTTTACATTTTCTATTCAATATTTTTAAAAAAAATAAAATTTAAAATTAATAAAATTACACATGAGAAAATCATCATTTATTTCTACAATTGCTTTCGCATTTATAA is from Pontimicrobium sp. SW4 and encodes:
- the mdh gene encoding malate dehydrogenase, which translates into the protein MKVTVVGAGAVGASCAEYIAFKNFASEVVLLDIKEGFAEGKAMDLMQCASLNSFDTKITGTTGDYSKTANSDICVITSGIPRKPGMTREELIGINAGIVKTVASSLIEHSPNTILIVVSNPMDTMTYLAHKATGLPKNRIIGMGGALDSARFKYRLAEALGAPISDVDGMVIGGHSDKGMVPLTDHATRNSVKVTEFLSAERLDQVKEDTKVGGATLTKLLGTSAWYAPGAAVSGLVQAIACDQQKMFPCSTLLEGEYGLNDLCIGVPVILGKNGIEKIVEIKLSDAEKAHMEESAEGVKKTNSLLEL
- a CDS encoding DUF6588 family protein; translated protein: MKKLSLLFSLLIAMHTSHSQELESLLLASEDASKLTENYINPVMKGLMYSINGGWATTGKVHKTLGFDLTISANASFVPDADKLFSFVPSDYSYLTLPNGETSLPTVMSENDLETTVDVEIDNGDGTYNVASFEMPGGITKDLPVNGVPAPMVQLGVGLPFKTDIKLRYVPKLNFDDSVEANLIGLGLQHDLTQYLGPIDKLPLSISVLGAFTNMDVSYSIEDDNPSDEITVTNGEAVFEMKTWTLQAIGSLDFKIVTLYGSVGYNGGKSSIKLKGTYDLEYEVEDGSGTVIGSYSDSVTDPINLNFEGKGMRASLGARLNLAFFKIFADYTLQEYNTASAGIAFSFR
- the gyrB gene encoding DNA topoisomerase (ATP-hydrolyzing) subunit B — translated: MSQEKEEFNKHNYSADSIQALEGMEHVRMRPSMYIGDVGTRGLHHLVYEVVDNSIDEALAGHCNNITVIINEDNSITTEDDGRGIPVDLHKKEGVSALEVVMTKIGAGGKFDKDSYKVSGGLHGVGVSCVNALSEHLKATVFREGKVYEQEYERGKAMYPVKQVGETDKRGTTVTFRPDSTIFTQTLEYSYDTLASRLRELAYLNKGITIHLVDKRHKKDDGEFEGETFHSEEGLKEFIKFLDGNREPLMKDVIAFEGEKNGVPVEVAMIYNTSYAENLHSYVNNINTHEGGTHLSGFRRGLTHTLKKYADESGMLDKLKFDIAGDDFREGLTAIISVKVQEPQFEGQTKTKLGNREVSASVSQAVSEMLTDYLEEHPDDAKIIVQKVILAAQARHAAQKAREMVQRKTVMSIGGLPGKLSDCSEQDPAKCEVFLVEGDSAGGTAKAGRDRNFQAILPLRGKILNVEKAMSHKVFENEEIKNIFTALGVTIGTEEDSKALNLSKLRYHKVVIMCDADIDGSHIATLILTFFFRYMKELIENGHIYIATPPLYLVKRGAKSKYAWSDKERDEIVAEFGDGSKIQRYKGLGEMNAIQLWDTTMNPEFRTMRLVQIDNGIEADRIFSMLMGDDVPPRREFIEKNAIYANIDA
- a CDS encoding dipeptide epimerase encodes the protein MKLKLAAKSFQLILKHPFTISRSTRISQDTVVVSISNGVNTGYGEAIPYPYYNITHKKIEESILKSQSIIENAFGKHPDDLWQLLEPNLKDDYFTLCAINCAYWDYYAKSQDRTTRSYFCMGNEDSPLSDYTIGIDTIDIMKQKILDTPWPIYKIKLGTEQDVIIISELRKITDAIFRIDANCAWTVEETLQNAIQLKKLGVEFIEQPLKADDWEGMKRLKKECVLPLIADESCQRFEDVQKCAEGFHGINIKLMKCGGLTPALKMIEKARELNLNVMAGCMAESTVGISNLAQIGPLLDYIDADGAMLLKNDTAKGVNLDYGRIVYPNENGSGIILFDC
- the asnB gene encoding asparagine synthase B, giving the protein MCGIVCAFDLKEKSEILRPQILEMAKTIRHRGPDWSGVYSDEKAILAHERLAIVDPASGKQPLFSEDKKLILAANGEIYNHRQLRKQFPDYKFQTESDCEVILALYKEKGSDFIDEMNGIFGFAIYDVEKDEYFIARDHMGIIPLYIGWDKQGTFYVASELKALEGVCTKIELFPPGHYMSSKDGEFVQWYKRDWEDFDAVKENKTEIAAVRQALEDAVHRQLMSDVPYGVLLSGGLDSSVTSAIAKKYAERRIEADDKEQAWWPQLHSFSVGLEGSPDLKAAKKVADHIGTVHHEIKFTIQEGLDAIKDVIYQLETYDITTIRASTPMYLMARVIKSMGIKMVLSGEGADELFGGYLYFHKAPNAKEFHEETVRKLSKLHMYDCLRANKSLAAWGIEGRVPFLDKEFMDVAMRINPQDKMINGERMEKWVVRKAFEDMLPESVVWRQKEQFSDGVGYSWIDTLKEVVNEEVTDDQLENAHFRFPIQTPQNKEEYYYRTIFESHFPSDTAALSVPQEPSVACSTKIALEWDEAFKNMNDPSGRAVAKVHDDAY